The DNA region CCTCCGTTTCGCGCTCGCCGCCTCTCTCCTGCTCGGCCTCATCTGCTGGCAGCGGGGCCGTGCGACCGGCCGATACACGGTGCGGAGCGAGCTCGGATGGGAGGCGCCTCTCGGAACGTACGCTCCCGGGGCCGGGCTCGGATTCGTCCTCCCCCGCGCTTTTCTCTCGTCGGTGGACCCGGCCCTGCTGAAGGATCGGCGTCGGGCGCTCGCCCTCGCGCCATCGCTGGTTTTCGAAGAAGTCCGCCGGCGCCCCTTCTATCATGCGGTCCGCCGAATCGCGGCCACCCTCCTGACCTGGCAGCACGCGGAGCTGGAGGACCTCTACTGGGCGTTTCCCTATCCCGATCCGGCGGCTCCGCCGGGTGCGTCCGCCCGGAGATTCGCCGCGCGCGCGGGACCATGGCTCGACCGGTCCCTCGCGCTCGTTCACGTCGCCTTTCTCGCGGCCGTTCTGCTCGGGCTCTCCTCGGGGAGCCGCGAGGTGACGCTGCTCACCGTCACGATCGCCGCCAAGGTCGGGGTGCAGCTTCTCTTCGTTTCGATGGGACGGTTCTTCCTGCCGGTCGAAGCGCTCGAGCTCCTGACGATCCCGTTCGGCGTCGAGATCGCCCTTCGCCGCCGCCGGGCCGCGGTGGCGGTTGGAGGCGCTGCCGTGTTCGCAGCGGCGATCGCCGCCTCGGCGCGCGCGATGGGCAACTGGGCCCTCGCTCACGAGGACGTCCCGCAGCGCATCTACCGCTTCTCGATCTCCGGCCCCGGCCGGGCCGCCTCGCTCGACTGCATCGTGGCGAAAGGCTGGGTGAGCGATCTCGGCGAAACGTCGGCCCGACTTCAGCTGCTCCGCCGCGACCCGCGGCCAGGCGAGGTCGCCCGCGCCGACTGCCGCCTGCTGCCCGGTTCCGGCGCGGGCCCCGTCGCGCTCGAAATCCGCGACGGATACGCGAAGGGCGGCCTGCCGAACCAGATCGTTCAGCGCGTGAGGGTCGACGGCCGGGAGGAACTGGCCCACGACATCTCCGACGTTCCCGGAGAGGGGTGGCTCGCGGTGCCCCTTCCCGCCGGATCCGGCGGCGCTCCGCCCCGCGTCACGATCGAGATCGATGCCGTCCGGCCGTTCCGCGGGGGCGACTGGGGAGACGCCGGGGCGACGGATTTCCGGCTCGCGCCCGCCGACCGGACCCGGACGAACCGCGACTGAGTCCCGCACCCGGCGACGAGCGGACTGGCTCCGCGCCGCGTCAGTTGAGCGTCAGCCCGTACGCGTTGACGAGGAACTTCGCCATCTGGTCGCGCAGCACCGGGCTGTCGGGACGGTAAGTTCCGTCGCCGAAGCCGTCGACGATCCCCTGCGACCAGATGAAATACACGAAACGGCACAGCGGGCTCGAATCGTCCACGTCGCTGAAGAAGTTCGGCTGGCCGTCCGTGCAGTCGTAACCGCGCCCGTTCCCCGGATCGGCGCGCGCGGCCGGGACCGCGGCGTCGCTTCCCGCGAGGTCCCGCGCGAGGACCGCCGCGAACGCCCCCCGGGTCAGCGGGGAGGCCGGGCACCAGGTGGACGCGTACGTCGCCTGCTCGTCCGCGCACGAAAACGTCCGCCCGCCCGCCGCGAGCCAGTGGATCTGGCGGCAGAAGCCGGAAGTCGGACTCACGTCCGTGAACAGGGAAACGCCGCCCGCGCGGCAGGCGTAGGCGCCGAGACCCGGAACGTTGCCGGCGGCCGGGACCGCGGCGTCGCTTCCCAGGGCCGTCCGCGCGACGAAGGCCGCGATCTGCTCGCGCGTCACGGCCTGCGTCGGACAGTACGCCCCCGTGCCGCACCCGAGCGTCACGCCGTTGTGGAAGAGCGTCTCGATCGGCGTGAAGAACGTCTCGCTCGCCGGAACGTCCGCGAAGCTCCCGCCGATGTGCACGGTCCACTTTCGCGTCGGCCCGGTCGAGAGCTTCTCCGTCGCCGTCGCGTCCCAGTGCGCGGCCGGACGGTTCGCCGGGTTCGTCACGCCGATCCGGTAGCAGCCCGCCGCCGAGCTTCGGCAGGTCCCCGTCGCGCCCGCCGCGATCGACGCGTACCCCGCCGACGAATCGCCCACGCCGTACGTCGCGCCCGCCGGCCCGGTGAAGCCGGAAAGCGTTCCCGTGAACGCCGCGGACGAACTTCCGTCGTTCTTCCAGAACGGCGCGAGCTCGGCCGCCTCCCCGGGCTCGAGGATGCCGTTCGTGTTCGAGCTGCCATTGGGGACCGCCTCGCCGTCCGCCTCGGGCCGCACGGGAGTGAGCGTCGGAGCCCACGCGGTCATGTGCCCGGCCTCGTCGCCGAGATACAGGATGCCGTTGGCGACCACCGGGCTCTGCCAGTGAATCCCGCCGATCGCGGTCGTGGACCAGAGAGCCGCGCCCGTCGTCGGCGAGAGAGCCCGAAGCAGCCCTCCGCCCGCCGCGTAGAGGACGCCATTGGCCACGAGGGGCGAAGATGCCGCCCCCGATTTCGTCCAGACCGCGCCGAGCGACGCGCTCGCGCCCGATGCCGTCAGACGGAGCGCGGAAATTCCCGCGCCGTTCCCCACGAACACCCAGGTCGAGCCGTCCGAGGGATTCACCCAGACGGCCGGCGCGCTGAATACTCCCCCTCCCTGCGGCAGCGCCAGCACCTGGACCGCGCCGCCCGTGAAACCGGGGCCGCCGTGGCCGCTCAGGTCGTCGAGGCGGAGGAGCCGGAGCATTCCGTCCTTTCCCGACTGGAGGCCGAGGCGGCCGCTGTAGCCGGGCGCCGGAAGGATCGCGGGAGCCGTGCTGCCCACGTCGGCATCGCTGTCCTGCAGCTGCTGGAAGTTCGCCGGGGTATAGCTGTCGACCGGTTTGCCGGAAGCGCCGGTTCCGTTCGGGTGGATCGCCAGAACGGAATC from Thermoanaerobaculia bacterium includes:
- a CDS encoding PQQ-binding-like beta-propeller repeat protein, with translation MKRAVVFLLAALGWAGISAAYDWTQFNGDPQHGGNDIRETVIDATNVGGLVRIFQATLPAVCDGAPAVVQHVGTAAGPRDLLLATTRAGDLVALDARTGATVWSRSSPAGSCRINNGANVCYTTSSPAVSPDRVYVFAYGLDGKVHRYRTADGTEVAGAGWPQTATIKPFDEKGSSDLSVAVNALGTPFLYVCNGGYPGDAGDYQGHVTVVNLATQGQTVFNAACSGQAVHFAEKPGTPDCGHVQTAIWARSGAVYDPVTNRLFVATGNGDYDAAAAWGDSVLAIHPNGTGASGKPVDSYTPANFQQLQDSDADVGSTAPAILPAPGYSGRLGLQSGKDGMLRLLRLDDLSGHGGPGFTGGAVQVLALPQGGGVFSAPAVWVNPSDGSTWVFVGNGAGISALRLTASGASASLGAVWTKSGAASSPLVANGVLYAAGGGLLRALSPTTGAALWSTTAIGGIHWQSPVVANGILYLGDEAGHMTAWAPTLTPVRPEADGEAVPNGSSNTNGILEPGEAAELAPFWKNDGSSSAAFTGTLSGFTGPAGATYGVGDSSAGYASIAAGATGTCRSSAAGCYRIGVTNPANRPAAHWDATATEKLSTGPTRKWTVHIGGSFADVPASETFFTPIETLFHNGVTLGCGTGAYCPTQAVTREQIAAFVARTALGSDAAVPAAGNVPGLGAYACRAGGVSLFTDVSPTSGFCRQIHWLAAGGRTFSCADEQATYASTWCPASPLTRGAFAAVLARDLAGSDAAVPAARADPGNGRGYDCTDGQPNFFSDVDDSSPLCRFVYFIWSQGIVDGFGDGTYRPDSPVLRDQMAKFLVNAYGLTLN